From the genome of Geminocystis herdmanii PCC 6308, one region includes:
- a CDS encoding PIN domain-containing protein has protein sequence MFLVVDANILIGELLRKRGQELIKNSRLTLYISERVFSEANYELNKRINLMIQQNKISYPDGIKRLYDARNIIDKVINIVSLNDYQHLENKAKNLIPRDPNDWETVAISLLLGIDIWTKDCDFIGCGRATWTTETLIYILNI, from the coding sequence ATGTTTTTAGTGGTTGATGCCAATATTTTAATAGGAGAATTATTAAGAAAGAGAGGACAAGAATTAATTAAAAATTCTCGATTAACTTTATATATTTCTGAAAGGGTTTTCAGTGAAGCCAATTATGAATTAAATAAAAGAATAAACTTAATGATTCAACAAAATAAAATATCTTATCCTGACGGAATAAAAAGACTTTATGATGCAAGAAATATCATTGATAAAGTTATTAATATTGTGTCGTTAAATGACTATCAGCACTTAGAAAACAAAGCTAAAAACCTAATTCCAAGAGATCCAAATGATTGGGAAACGGTAGCTATTTCTTTGTTACTTGGTATAGATATTTGGACAAAAGACTGTGATTTTATCGGGTGTGGACGTGCTACTTGGACAACGGAAACTTTAATTTATATTTTAAATATTTAA
- the metG gene encoding methionine--tRNA ligase, with translation MNSFNNSISKNTFSLTTPLYYVNGLPHIGSAYTTMIADVIARWHRLCGDDVLLVTGTDEHGQKIQRTAEESGVDPQLHCDRISESFAQLWEKLNIQYDRFSRTTAKNHEAIVKDFFQRVWEENDIYLDQQQGWYCVACEEFKEKRELLEDGCCPIHSNLKAEWRDEQNYFFRLSRYQQQLEEFYQCHPDFIQPETRRNEVLNFVKQGLQDFSISRINVSWGFPIPNDPHHTIYVWFDALLGYITALLDEDEEASMENALKKWYPFDLHLIGKDILRFHAVYWPAMLMSAKLPLPKQVFGHGFLTKDGQKMGKSLGNTLDPIGLLDQYGSDAVRYYFLKEIEFGKDGDFNEIRFVNILNADLANDLGNLLNRSLGMLNKYCGGILPSITGNDISNNNIPKQMGETLKSNLFQGYKLYQFNLVCESTLNLVRSCNKFIDESAPWTLYKKGEQKEVEKILYTVLESVRFSAFVLAPIIPNISNKIYHQLGFNFDFNDRDLGGKIEIDRGHFDWGILPLNQDLPKPSPVFAKLELPTQEN, from the coding sequence ATGAATAGTTTTAATAACTCTATTTCAAAAAACACCTTTTCTTTAACTACTCCTCTATATTACGTTAACGGTCTTCCTCATATCGGTAGTGCTTACACTACCATGATTGCTGATGTCATTGCTCGTTGGCATAGGCTTTGCGGTGATGATGTGCTATTGGTTACGGGTACTGATGAACATGGGCAAAAAATTCAACGTACCGCCGAAGAATCGGGAGTTGATCCTCAATTACACTGCGATCGAATTTCTGAGAGTTTCGCTCAATTATGGGAAAAACTTAATATTCAGTACGATCGATTTAGTCGCACCACAGCAAAAAATCATGAAGCCATTGTTAAAGATTTTTTTCAAAGGGTGTGGGAAGAAAATGATATATATTTGGATCAACAACAAGGTTGGTATTGTGTCGCCTGTGAGGAATTTAAGGAAAAAAGAGAACTGTTAGAAGATGGTTGTTGCCCCATTCATAGCAATTTAAAAGCCGAATGGCGAGATGAACAAAACTACTTCTTTCGTCTTTCACGCTATCAACAACAGTTAGAAGAATTTTATCAATGTCATCCAGATTTTATTCAGCCGGAAACCAGACGGAATGAGGTTTTAAACTTCGTCAAACAAGGATTGCAAGATTTTTCTATCTCTAGGATTAACGTTTCTTGGGGTTTTCCTATTCCCAATGATCCTCATCATACTATTTATGTTTGGTTTGATGCTCTTTTAGGTTATATTACCGCCCTTTTAGATGAAGATGAGGAGGCTTCGATGGAAAATGCCCTCAAAAAATGGTATCCCTTTGATTTACACCTTATCGGTAAAGATATTTTGCGTTTTCATGCCGTTTATTGGCCCGCAATGCTGATGTCCGCTAAACTTCCGTTACCAAAACAAGTATTTGGTCATGGATTTTTAACCAAAGATGGACAAAAAATGGGTAAGAGTTTAGGTAATACCCTTGACCCCATTGGTTTACTAGATCAATACGGTTCTGATGCCGTACGTTACTATTTTCTCAAAGAAATTGAATTTGGTAAAGACGGTGACTTCAACGAAATCCGTTTTGTGAATATTCTCAATGCAGATTTAGCAAATGACCTTGGGAATTTACTTAATCGTAGCTTAGGAATGTTGAATAAATATTGTGGTGGTATTTTACCTTCCATAACAGGGAATGATATTAGTAACAATAATATTCCGAAGCAAATGGGAGAGACTTTAAAATCAAATCTTTTTCAAGGTTATAAACTTTATCAATTTAATTTAGTGTGTGAATCTACCTTAAATTTAGTGCGTAGTTGTAATAAATTTATTGATGAAAGTGCGCCTTGGACTTTATACAAAAAAGGTGAACAAAAAGAAGTGGAAAAAATCCTTTATACCGTATTAGAATCTGTACGATTTTCTGCTTTTGTTTTAGCTCCAATTATTCCTAATATTAGTAATAAAATTTATCATCAATTAGGCTTTAATTTTGATTTTAACGATCGAGATTTAGGCGGAAAGATTGAGATCGATCGAGGTCATTTTGACTGGGGTATTTTACCCTTAAATCAAGATTTACCCAAACCTTCTCCAGTTTTTGCCAAGCTAGAATTACCTACCCAAGAAAACTAA
- a CDS encoding LabA-like NYN domain-containing protein: MWDNFDSDPVFPPEQVLENRGRVAIFIDGSNLFYAALQLGVEIDYTKLLYRLTAGAKLLRAFFYTGVDRTNEKQQGFLLWMRRNGYRVISKDLVQLPDGSKKANLDVEIAVDLMALVGSYDTAVLVSGDGDLAYAVDAVSYRGARIEVVSLRSMTSDSLINVADRYIDLDQIREDIQKTRKSNLTYDGFSPYHLIETRDPPDF, from the coding sequence ATGTGGGATAATTTTGATAGTGATCCCGTTTTTCCTCCCGAACAAGTCTTAGAAAATAGAGGACGAGTTGCCATTTTTATTGATGGTTCAAACCTATTTTATGCTGCCTTACAGTTAGGAGTGGAAATCGATTACACTAAACTTTTATATCGTTTAACTGCTGGTGCAAAATTACTCAGGGCGTTCTTTTATACGGGAGTCGATCGAACTAACGAAAAACAACAAGGTTTCTTACTCTGGATGCGAAGGAACGGTTATCGAGTCATCTCTAAAGATTTAGTACAATTACCCGACGGCTCAAAAAAAGCTAATTTAGACGTAGAAATTGCCGTGGACTTAATGGCTTTAGTCGGCTCATATGATACAGCCGTGTTGGTAAGCGGTGATGGTGATTTAGCCTATGCTGTGGATGCCGTCAGTTATCGGGGCGCTCGTATCGAAGTTGTCAGTTTACGATCGATGACCAGTGATAGTTTAATTAATGTAGCCGATCGATATATTGACTTAGATCAAATTCGAGAAGATATACAAAAAACCCGTAAATCAAATTTAACCTACGATGGTTTTTCCCCCTATCACCTCATCGAAACTCGTGATCCCCCAGATTTCTAA
- a CDS encoding serine/threonine-protein kinase, whose amino-acid sequence MNNQLLFKMLEGENIDNKYYLKRLLGSGGFGGVYLADEVVRDRFIRELAVKLIITDNPDKQLDELIFSTTLKQQNLLDCYTCGECTLNNFEFLYLLMEKADYSLEDELKKGKLPEEKVKQLVLDIAKGLDYLHRQNPVIVHRDLKPGNILKVGDKWKISDFGLVRSVQNNSTKTTTLMGSMGYAPPEAYEGKISSAWDMWSFGVVIYETLTGELPFNSETPLALMKEVVNKEVNVSQIPEFWQNIIEGCLSKENKKRFTITNLLEKLENKININTGQKEKIFTLLEINENIVDSSLEDAKFYFNRAKKYKELKQYDKAIIDYTKAIELDPNYISAYYNRGDAYEELNQYEKAIIDYTKAFELVPDYTKARKLLDIYTKIIELNPNDATAYNNRGDAYEKFKLSEKAIIDYTKAIELDPNNANAYNNRGDAYKKLEQYEEAIIDYTKAIELDPNYTYAYNNRGLTYYYLNQYEKAIIDCTKAIELAPNYGYYYEKRAKIYEKLEQYEKAIMDYTKAIELYPTNKYYYGDRAKIYEKLEQYEKAIIDYTRAIKLDPNYTTAIDNRNALEAKMKK is encoded by the coding sequence ATGAATAATCAACTATTATTTAAAATGCTCGAAGGGGAAAATATTGATAATAAATATTACCTCAAAAGGTTGTTAGGTTCGGGAGGTTTTGGTGGTGTCTATTTAGCGGATGAAGTAGTAAGAGATAGATTTATTCGAGAATTAGCAGTTAAACTAATTATCACCGATAACCCCGATAAACAGTTAGATGAATTGATTTTTTCCACCACTTTAAAACAGCAGAATTTACTCGATTGTTATACCTGCGGAGAATGTACATTAAATAATTTTGAATTTCTCTATTTATTAATGGAAAAAGCAGATTATAGTTTAGAAGATGAGTTGAAAAAAGGTAAATTACCAGAAGAAAAAGTTAAACAATTAGTATTAGATATAGCCAAAGGATTAGATTATTTACACCGTCAAAATCCTGTAATTGTTCATCGAGATTTGAAACCGGGGAATATTTTAAAAGTAGGGGATAAATGGAAAATCTCAGACTTTGGTTTAGTGAGAAGTGTCCAAAATAATTCTACAAAAACCACCACATTGATGGGATCAATGGGTTACGCACCACCAGAAGCCTACGAGGGAAAAATCTCCTCAGCTTGGGATATGTGGTCATTTGGGGTGGTTATTTATGAGACATTAACGGGGGAATTACCTTTTAATAGTGAGACTCCTTTAGCGTTAATGAAGGAAGTGGTAAATAAGGAAGTTAATGTCAGTCAAATTCCTGAGTTTTGGCAAAATATTATTGAAGGTTGTTTAAGTAAAGAAAATAAAAAACGTTTTACCATTACTAATTTACTGGAAAAATTAGAGAATAAGATTAATATAAATACTGGGCAAAAAGAGAAAATATTTACCCTCCTAGAAATTAATGAAAATATTGTTGATTCATCTTTAGAAGATGCTAAATTTTATTTTAATAGAGCTAAAAAGTATAAAGAATTAAAACAGTATGATAAAGCAATTATTGATTATACTAAAGCCATTGAATTAGACCCTAATTATATCAGCGCTTATTATAATCGTGGTGATGCTTACGAAGAGTTAAACCAGTATGAAAAAGCTATTATTGATTATACTAAAGCCTTTGAATTAGTTCCTGATTATACCAAAGCTCGTAAATTATTAGACATTTATACCAAAATTATTGAATTAAATCCTAATGATGCCACTGCTTATAATAATCGTGGTGATGCTTACGAAAAATTTAAACTGTCTGAAAAAGCTATTATTGATTATACCAAAGCCATTGAATTAGACCCTAATAATGCCAATGCTTATAATAATCGTGGTGATGCTTACAAAAAATTAGAACAGTATGAAGAAGCTATTATTGATTATACCAAAGCCATTGAATTAGACCCTAATTATACCTATGCTTATAATAATCGTGGTTTAACTTACTATTATTTAAACCAGTACGAAAAAGCTATTATTGATTGTACCAAAGCCATTGAATTAGCCCCTAATTATGGATATTATTATGAGAAAAGGGCTAAAATTTACGAGAAATTAGAACAGTATGAAAAAGCTATTATGGACTATACAAAAGCCATTGAATTATACCCTACTAATAAATATTATTATGGGGATAGGGCTAAAATTTACGAGAAATTAGAACAGTATGAAAAAGCTATTATTGACTATACTAGAGCTATTAAATTAGACCCTAATTATACAACGGCTATTGATAATAGAAATGCTTTAGAAGCCAAAATGAAAAAATAA
- a CDS encoding branched-chain amino acid ABC transporter permease, with protein MVQYLVFLTISASLYALFALGLNLQWGFTGLINFGHVAFMTIGAYVTVLLSEKGVPLFLAVIIGAVGASVLGLLIGLSSLKLREDYLAIVTIGVSELIRLIVQNEQWLTKGTFGIQSYPLPFGKFQPNFFGKMSMILLLTLLTAFVLWQLWQNIRQQLGLTRQIQGKSFQPSSRLSVTIWGGIAFVFILLVYINGSIALYNYSYKAGLMLLMLMILALTYYGLDLLVHSPWGRVLKAIREDEEIPKALGKNVFWYKLQSFMLGGAIAGVAGAFYSWQLTTIYPSSFEPLLTFNAWIIVVLGGSGNNAGVILGAIIFWGYDSLTRFIFSNSDIISDSQVGALRVMVIGLILMVLMVWRPQGILGKKQELSLGR; from the coding sequence ATGGTTCAATATCTGGTATTTTTAACAATATCCGCAAGTCTTTATGCTTTATTTGCATTAGGCTTAAATTTACAGTGGGGATTCACGGGTTTAATTAATTTTGGTCATGTAGCATTTATGACGATCGGAGCTTACGTTACAGTACTTCTGTCGGAAAAAGGTGTACCCCTATTTTTAGCGGTGATTATTGGTGCGGTGGGCGCTTCTGTTTTAGGTTTGTTAATTGGACTTAGTTCCTTGAAGTTACGGGAAGATTACTTGGCGATCGTGACCATTGGGGTATCAGAATTAATACGTTTGATCGTACAAAATGAACAATGGTTAACAAAAGGAACATTTGGAATACAAAGTTATCCTTTACCCTTTGGTAAATTTCAGCCCAATTTTTTCGGTAAAATGTCGATGATTTTGTTATTAACCTTATTAACCGCTTTTGTGCTGTGGCAATTATGGCAAAATATTCGTCAGCAATTAGGGTTAACTCGTCAGATTCAAGGCAAAAGTTTTCAGCCCTCTAGTCGTCTCAGTGTTACTATTTGGGGTGGTATCGCCTTTGTTTTTATTCTTTTAGTCTATATTAACGGTTCGATCGCACTCTATAATTACAGTTATAAGGCAGGATTAATGTTATTAATGTTGATGATTTTAGCCTTAACTTATTATGGTTTAGATTTATTAGTACATTCCCCTTGGGGTAGAGTGTTAAAAGCCATTCGAGAAGACGAAGAAATCCCCAAAGCCTTGGGTAAAAATGTTTTTTGGTATAAATTACAATCCTTTATGCTCGGAGGTGCGATCGCAGGAGTGGCAGGAGCGTTTTATAGTTGGCAATTAACCACGATTTACCCCTCCAGTTTTGAGCCTTTATTAACCTTTAACGCTTGGATTATAGTAGTATTAGGCGGTTCGGGAAATAATGCCGGAGTAATATTAGGAGCGATCATTTTTTGGGGTTACGACTCCTTAACCCGTTTTATTTTCAGCAATTCCGACATTATCAGCGATTCTCAAGTAGGTGCATTAAGAGTCATGGTAATTGGCTTAATCTTAATGGTATTAATGGTTTGGCGCCCTCAAGGAATTTTAGGCAAAAAACAAGAATTATCCCTCGGAAGGTAA
- the pgsA gene encoding CDP-diacylglycerol--glycerol-3-phosphate 3-phosphatidyltransferase yields the protein MNIPNSITLSRIFLVIPLIYLLYQPSIEFQWLAFGIFIIASLTDWLDGYLARKLNQITELGKFLDPLTDKILVITPLLILIERQVIPAWGVLIILVREIAIAGWRVNPQLSKKEGISGANIWGKLKTVVQIVAIALLIIPLVGMWQTVGIICFWVSVVLTIISGLIYIIEST from the coding sequence ATGAATATACCTAATTCCATTACATTAAGTCGAATTTTTCTCGTTATTCCCCTAATATACCTGTTATATCAACCATCGATCGAATTTCAATGGTTAGCTTTTGGTATCTTTATCATTGCCTCCTTAACGGATTGGTTAGACGGTTATTTAGCCCGAAAATTAAATCAAATTACCGAATTAGGGAAATTTTTAGACCCTTTAACGGATAAAATTTTGGTTATAACTCCTTTACTTATCCTCATCGAAAGACAAGTTATTCCTGCTTGGGGAGTATTAATTATTCTTGTCAGGGAAATTGCGATCGCAGGTTGGCGAGTGAATCCTCAATTAAGCAAAAAAGAGGGTATCTCTGGCGCAAATATTTGGGGAAAACTAAAAACTGTCGTGCAAATTGTAGCGATCGCTTTATTAATTATTCCTTTAGTGGGTATGTGGCAAACTGTAGGAATAATTTGTTTTTGGGTATCGGTGGTATTAACGATTATTTCTGGTTTAATTTATATTATTGAGTCCACATGA
- a CDS encoding type II toxin-antitoxin system VapC family toxin: MIIADTGFFIALGNNKDQFYEVAKQKLVTLKEKLVITYPVIVETSYLLLERCNKEVQFKFLNQLNKGSIDIFHLSNDNLTRMIELMKKYSDLPMDLADASLVVLAEEIKENRILTTDFRDFNIYRWQDNKKFNILLT, from the coding sequence ATGATTATTGCTGACACTGGTTTTTTTATAGCTTTAGGAAATAATAAGGATCAATTTTATGAGGTAGCAAAACAAAAACTTGTTACTCTTAAAGAAAAATTAGTTATTACCTATCCAGTAATAGTAGAAACCAGTTATTTATTATTAGAAAGATGCAATAAAGAAGTTCAATTTAAGTTTTTAAATCAGTTAAATAAAGGTAGCATCGATATTTTTCATTTAAGTAATGATAATTTAACGAGAATGATTGAGTTAATGAAAAAATACTCTGATTTACCAATGGATTTAGCAGATGCTTCTTTGGTGGTTTTAGCAGAAGAAATTAAGGAAAATCGAATTTTAACTACAGATTTTAGAGACTTCAATATTTATCGTTGGCAAGACAATAAAAAATTTAATATTTTATTAACATAG
- a CDS encoding DUF6883 domain-containing protein — protein sequence MSFDKLISPNNFDIPLAKVQYLFSRGNGKGGDKQKFWREIMGFISPEGIKEAILKEVNVDLLEPQNQNEFGQLYRAYIDITGKSGITRRIRTVWIVLFNDNVAKLVIAFPDRLGG from the coding sequence TTGTCGTTTGATAAGTTGATTTCACCGAATAATTTTGACATTCCTTTAGCTAAAGTACAATATCTTTTTAGTCGTGGCAATGGTAAAGGTGGCGATAAACAAAAATTTTGGCGAGAAATCATGGGTTTTATTTCTCCAGAAGGGATTAAGGAAGCTATTTTAAAGGAAGTAAATGTGGATTTATTAGAACCTCAAAATCAAAATGAATTTGGACAATTATATCGGGCTTATATTGACATTACTGGTAAATCTGGTATAACCAGAAGAATTAGAACCGTTTGGATTGTTTTATTTAATGATAATGTTGCTAAATTGGTGATAGCATTCCCTGATAGATTAGGAGGTTGA
- a CDS encoding type II toxin-antitoxin system VapC family toxin, with translation MNKNKIVIDSSVAIKWFIPQNYSFEANKILSAYEANQLILIAPDLIYAEIGNIVWKIQRFQGLNQEYAQNIIDLFQKIQINIISADDLLRDAYDFAVKYQRSVYDSLYVVLSLRAFNC, from the coding sequence ATGAACAAGAACAAAATTGTAATTGATAGTAGTGTCGCCATTAAATGGTTTATTCCGCAAAATTATTCTTTTGAAGCGAATAAAATACTTTCTGCTTACGAAGCTAATCAATTAATTTTAATAGCACCAGATTTGATTTATGCCGAAATTGGAAACATTGTCTGGAAAATACAGCGATTTCAAGGTTTAAATCAGGAATATGCTCAAAATATTATTGATTTATTTCAAAAGATACAAATAAACATAATTTCTGCTGATGACTTGCTCCGAGATGCTTATGATTTTGCTGTCAAATATCAAAGAAGTGTTTATGATAGTCTTTATGTTGTTTTAAGTTTAAGAGCTTTTAACTGTTAA
- the purD gene encoding phosphoribosylamine--glycine ligase: MKVLVVGSGGREHALAWKLLQSDTVEKVFCTPGNGGTAVLKNCENVAIAVDDFEGILNLIQANSIELVVVGPELPLSLGITDYLQTHNIKVFGPNQEGATIEASKSWAKDLMIEGGIPTAKSATFTDKEEAKSYIRQEGAPIVVKADGLAAGKGVVVAMSEEEALEAVEELFAQNFNKLVIEEFLTGQEVSILALTDGLTVRPLLPAQDHKQIGEGDTGANTGGMGVYAPTPIVDSILLDRITKEVLEPTLKTLQKRGIDYRGVLYAGLMITPEGEPKTLEFNCRFGDPETQAVLPMLKTSLGDILLACAQQKLADLPPFEWQGGSAVCVVMAAGGYPASYEKGKMITGITEAEKDGATVFHAGTKLQGDDIVTDGGRVLGVTCIAENFQSAIEATYCAVKKIHFEDMYYRRDIGHRILK; encoded by the coding sequence GTGAAAGTTTTAGTTGTTGGTAGCGGTGGCAGAGAACACGCTTTAGCTTGGAAATTGTTACAGTCGGATACTGTGGAAAAAGTTTTTTGTACTCCGGGTAATGGTGGTACTGCTGTATTAAAAAACTGTGAAAATGTGGCGATCGCAGTAGATGATTTTGAGGGGATTCTAAACTTAATTCAAGCAAATTCGATCGAACTGGTGGTAGTTGGACCCGAATTACCGTTATCGTTAGGTATCACCGATTATTTACAAACCCATAATATCAAAGTTTTTGGACCTAATCAAGAGGGTGCAACCATTGAAGCGAGTAAGTCATGGGCGAAAGATTTAATGATTGAAGGGGGTATCCCTACGGCAAAATCTGCAACCTTCACCGATAAAGAAGAAGCAAAAAGCTATATTCGTCAAGAAGGCGCACCGATTGTAGTTAAAGCTGATGGTTTGGCGGCAGGAAAAGGGGTTGTGGTGGCAATGAGCGAAGAAGAAGCCCTAGAGGCAGTGGAGGAACTTTTTGCCCAAAACTTCAATAAACTGGTCATAGAGGAGTTTTTAACGGGGCAGGAAGTATCAATTTTAGCGCTGACAGATGGCTTAACTGTACGCCCTTTGTTACCAGCTCAAGATCACAAACAAATCGGAGAAGGTGACACGGGGGCAAATACTGGCGGTATGGGGGTTTACGCTCCAACTCCTATTGTGGATTCTATTTTGCTCGATCGAATTACTAAAGAAGTTTTAGAACCAACTTTAAAAACTTTACAAAAACGAGGTATCGATTATCGGGGGGTGTTGTATGCAGGATTGATGATTACTCCCGAAGGTGAACCTAAAACCTTGGAGTTTAATTGTCGTTTTGGCGATCCCGAAACTCAAGCGGTATTACCCATGTTAAAAACCTCTTTAGGGGATATATTATTAGCCTGTGCGCAACAAAAACTTGCAGATTTACCACCTTTTGAATGGCAGGGCGGTAGTGCTGTTTGTGTGGTGATGGCGGCGGGAGGTTATCCTGCTAGTTATGAAAAAGGCAAGATGATTACTGGTATTACTGAAGCTGAAAAAGATGGTGCGACTGTCTTTCATGCAGGTACGAAGCTACAAGGTGATGATATTGTCACCGATGGTGGTAGGGTTTTGGGGGTAACTTGTATCGCTGAAAATTTCCAAAGTGCGATCGAAGCTACTTATTGCGCCGTTAAGAAAATTCATTTTGAAGATATGTACTATCGTAGAGATATAGGACATCGAATTTTAAAATAG
- a CDS encoding ABC transporter ATP-binding protein encodes MKQISARQLTLGYQNINIINNLNLDIPQGKITILIGGNGCGKSTLLKGIGRILKPRQGAVYLDGKAIHQQKSAIVAQSLGMLPQNPTAPEGLTVKDLVIQGRYPHQKWWQQWTLEDEAQVNEALAMTGIQDFAHRELDTLSGGQRQRAWIAMTLAQNTEILLLDEPTTFLDLAHQIEVLDLLKELNHKLDRTIVIVLHELNLASRYADYLVAMKEGYIYAQGKPDAVMTPEIIKEVFNLDSHIILDPITNTPLCIPISAYLPTKIKSIL; translated from the coding sequence ATGAAACAAATATCCGCTCGACAACTAACTCTAGGTTATCAAAATATAAATATTATCAATAATCTCAATTTAGATATTCCTCAAGGAAAAATAACTATTCTTATCGGTGGGAATGGTTGCGGAAAATCCACTCTCCTTAAGGGTATCGGGCGTATCCTTAAACCCCGACAAGGGGCAGTTTATCTTGATGGTAAAGCCATTCATCAACAAAAAAGTGCCATCGTCGCCCAAAGTTTAGGTATGTTACCCCAAAATCCTACCGCCCCCGAAGGCTTAACCGTCAAAGACTTAGTTATTCAAGGGCGTTATCCCCATCAAAAATGGTGGCAACAATGGACTTTAGAAGATGAAGCTCAAGTTAATGAAGCCCTTGCAATGACTGGTATTCAAGATTTTGCTCACCGAGAATTAGATACCCTTTCAGGAGGGCAAAGACAACGGGCGTGGATAGCCATGACTTTAGCACAAAATACAGAAATATTACTCTTAGATGAACCTACCACATTTTTAGATTTAGCTCATCAAATTGAAGTATTAGACCTCTTAAAAGAATTAAATCATAAACTCGATCGTACGATCGTAATTGTTTTACATGAGTTGAATCTAGCCTCCCGTTATGCAGATTATTTAGTTGCCATGAAAGAAGGTTACATCTATGCCCAAGGAAAACCAGATGCTGTGATGACTCCAGAAATTATCAAGGAGGTATTTAATTTGGATTCTCATATTATCTTAGATCCAATTACCAATACTCCTCTTTGTATCCCTATTAGTGCTTATCTACCAACAAAGATTAAATCTATACTTTAG
- a CDS encoding FecCD family ABC transporter permease, with protein sequence MRINLKSKNLSIPLIIPLMVAIGVLCLSFLASLTFGVANIAWQDLPQAFTAFDGSTSHLIITTIRLPRSIVALLVGAGLGVAGSLMQGITRNPLADPSILGINSGAVLAVVITTFLVNNPSLNILALFAFLGATISAMAVYFFASLSKKGLSPLSLTLAGSAITVFCSSVTSGILIVNQRTLDEIRFWLAGSIAGRDIQLIKQIFPYFVIGLILALILARQITILSLGEETAQGLGQNTLLIKVGAMVAVILLAGASVSLAGPIGFIGLIMPHLVRLLVGNDYRWILPFSMVGGAILLLNADVVSRLIIKPQEVPVGLILPILGAPFFIYLIRKRIRG encoded by the coding sequence ATGAGAATTAATCTCAAGAGTAAAAATTTATCAATTCCTTTAATTATTCCCCTCATGGTGGCGATAGGGGTTTTATGTCTTAGTTTTTTGGCTAGTTTAACCTTTGGAGTTGCAAATATTGCTTGGCAGGATTTACCTCAAGCCTTCACCGCCTTTGATGGCTCAACATCTCACTTAATTATTACGACAATCCGACTACCAAGGTCAATCGTTGCTTTATTAGTGGGTGCAGGTTTAGGAGTCGCCGGAAGTTTGATGCAGGGTATCACTCGTAATCCTTTAGCTGATCCTAGCATTTTAGGGATTAATAGCGGTGCAGTTTTGGCAGTAGTAATCACTACTTTTTTAGTAAATAATCCCAGTTTGAATATTTTAGCTCTTTTTGCTTTCTTGGGTGCAACCATCAGTGCGATGGCAGTTTATTTTTTTGCTTCCTTGAGTAAGAAAGGTTTATCACCTCTTAGTTTAACTTTAGCAGGTTCTGCCATTACTGTTTTTTGTTCTTCCGTCACCAGTGGCATTTTAATTGTTAATCAACGCACCCTCGATGAAATTCGTTTTTGGTTAGCAGGTTCGATCGCAGGAAGGGATATACAATTAATAAAACAGATATTCCCCTATTTTGTCATCGGCTTGATTTTAGCCCTCATTTTAGCCCGACAAATAACGATTCTCAGTTTAGGGGAAGAAACTGCTCAAGGATTGGGGCAAAATACTCTATTAATTAAAGTTGGAGCGATGGTTGCAGTAATACTTTTAGCAGGTGCTAGTGTTTCGTTAGCTGGGCCTATTGGTTTTATAGGTTTAATTATGCCCCATTTGGTGCGTTTATTGGTAGGGAATGATTATCGTTGGATTTTGCCTTTTTCTATGGTTGGCGGTGCAATTTTACTCCTTAATGCAGATGTAGTAAGTAGGCTAATTATTAAACCCCAAGAAGTGCCAGTAGGTTTAATTTTGCCAATTTTAGGTGCGCCTTTCTTTATCTATCTTATTCGCAAAAGGATTAGGGGATAG
- a CDS encoding type II toxin-antitoxin system Phd/YefM family antitoxin, protein MQVINASTARANLFGLVEQVNQDHVARIITSKKGDAVLLSKEDWNSLQETLYLQSIEGLVESVKQVELEDDWVSEDEFLRLSLTYN, encoded by the coding sequence ATGCAAGTAATAAACGCAAGTACGGCAAGAGCCAATTTATTCGGATTAGTAGAACAAGTGAACCAAGATCATGTAGCACGCATTATCACTAGCAAAAAAGGAGATGCAGTGTTATTGTCTAAGGAGGATTGGAATAGTTTACAGGAAACTCTCTATTTACAATCCATTGAGGGGTTAGTAGAATCCGTTAAACAAGTCGAGTTAGAGGATGATTGGGTATCGGAAGATGAATTTTTGAGGCTTTCGCTAACCTATAATTAA